CAGCTAGGGCTCCAAAGAGAAAAACTTTTAAAAGCAATGAAATTGGTTCTTTATCGTGTTTATCAAAGAAATATATAAATAAAACCAATGTTATTGCAGGTGCTACAGCTAAAATTACTAATTTAAAATCCATAATTCCTCCTAGTTTTTAGTTTTATTATTGCTTAATTCGGATATAATATAACTTAAAGTTTCATAAAATATTTTTAAAGGAGAATCAAAATGGAAAAAATCATACTTTATGGTCTAAATGATGAAAGAACTAAGCAAATACATGAATTACTCAATAACCATGGTTTTGAAAATATAAAATTTATTTCTAATGAAATGTCAAACTGCATAACTGGCTTTTTGCACGACCTAGATGGTTATACTCCTGATAGAAAAGATGGAGTAAAAGCACCAGAAATTGAATTTATGATGATTAGTGGCTTTGATGGTGAAAGAATAAACCAGCTAGTAAGTGCATTTAAAACAAATCAAATTGAAAGACCAGTTACTTCCGCTCTCACCCCTTCTAA
This portion of the Acetoanaerobium noterae genome encodes:
- a CDS encoding DUF3783 domain-containing protein translates to MEKIILYGLNDERTKQIHELLNNHGFENIKFISNEMSNCITGFLHDLDGYTPDRKDGVKAPEIEFMMISGFDGERINQLVSAFKTNQIERPVTSALTPSNKDWIFADLVNEVYEEHLYMTSQMNNQK